gggatttgggggaggaTTTGTGGGGGGgtgatttggggggattttgggatccccaAGGGGGTCTTGGGGTCCAGGAGGGTCCCTGGGGAGGATCTGGGGGggattttcaggattttggggtcctgggaggttttttggggtcctggggggatttttggtttcCTGGGAACTttttggggtcctggagggAGATCTTGGGGTCCTGGAGGGTCCCCaggaggagattttgggggcattttcGGGCGAGattttgggtggggttttggggtgccgggtgaggattttgggggtcctggttgcatttttggggtcccggggTAGTTTTTTGGGTTCCCgagtggggtttttggtttcCTGGGAagtttttggggtcccgggggggttttggggtccccactCACGTCCTCTTGAAGGCCTGCAGCACATTGTCCGAGCCCGAGGGGCGGccggctggggagggaggggagtcagaccccaaaatgtccccaaaaatgtccccaaaatcccaaaatgtccccaaaaatgtccccaaaatcccaaaatgtcccccaaaatgtccccaaatagTCCCAATGTCCCAAAcctccccaatgtccccaaatcccccaaatgtcCTCAAATGTCTccaatcccccaaattccccaaatgcccccaatGTCCTCAAATGTCctcaaatgtccccaaatgtccccagtgtTGTTTTTGAGGgtcattttgggggttttttttgtacttttggggtagttttggggtgatttttggggtgttttgggggtggttttgggttaattttggggggttttggggggacttttggggtggttttgggccatttttggggtggttttgggggtggttttggggttatttttgaggtttttggggttaatttgggggttttgcgggggatttttggggtggttttggggcatttANNNNNNNNNNNNNNNNNNNNNNNNNNNNNNNNNNNNNNNNNNNNNNNNNNNNNNNNNNNNNNNNNNNNNNNNNNNNNNNNNNNNNNNNNNNNNNNNNNNNNNNNNNNNNNNNNNNNNNNNNNNNNNNNNNNNNNNNNNNNNNNNNNNNNNNNNNNNNNNNNNNNNNNNNNNNNNNNNNNNNNNNNNNNNNNNNNNNNNNNattttttggggggattttttggggtgttttagggaggtttttggggtttttttgtgggggttttaggggggtttttgaggattttgaggattttttggggggatttttggggatatttttggggggttttagggggatttttagggtttttgaggatttttttgggggttttaggggggctttgaggattttttgggagatttttagggattttttgagaattttgggtgattttttgcagggaatttttgggtgttttaggggggtttttagggatttttgaggattttttggggggatttttggggatattttcaggagatttttgggggggaatttttggggggttttagggggggttttgaggatttttgggggggattttttgtattttttaaaaattttttgggggatttttgtggattttttaggggggattttttaggggattattttttaattttggggattttttgggggattttcccccattttggggtACCTTGTGCACGCCTTGCGCAGGATGTCCTTGTACTCGTCCTTGGgttgttttggggattttttaggggattatttttttaattttggggatttttaggggattttgtggggattattttaaattttggggattttttggggggattttgggtacCTTGTGCACGGCCTTGCGCAGGATGTCCTTGTGCTTTTCCTTggttgttttgggatttttgggggaattttttaggggattttttttttaattttggggggattttttggggattttttaaaattttgcggatattttgggggattttgggtacCTTGTGCACGGCCTTGCGCAGGATGTCCTTATACTCGTCCTTGgttgttttggggattttttaggggattatttttttaattttggggatttttagggggatttttggggatatttttttaaattttggggatattttggggggattttttggggatttttttaaattttggggatattttggggggatttttttggggatttttttttaattttggggatattttggggggattttttggggatattatttttaaattttggggatattttgggggattttgggtacCTTGTGCACGGCCTTGCGCAGGATGTCCTTGTACTCGCccttggtttttttggggattttttgggggatttttttaggggattatttttttaattttggggatattttgggggaatttccccccattttggggtACCTTGTGCACGGCCTTGCATGGGATGTCCTTGTACTTTTCCTTGgttgttttggggattttttgggggaattttttaggggatttttttaaattttggggatattttggtggattttgggtACCTTGTGCACGGCCTTGCACAGGATGTCCTTGTACTCGTCCTTGgttgttttggggattttttgggggaatttttaggggatttttttttttaattttggggggattttttaggggattatttttaaattttggggatattttgggggattttgggtatCTTGTGCACGGCCTTGCGCAGGATGTCCTTGTACTTTTCCTTGgttgttttggggattttttgggaggatttttttggggatatttttttaattttggggatattttggggggtttttttaggggattatttttttaattttggggattttttgggggattttgtgggatttttaggggaattttttttaaattttggggattttttgggggcgatttttttttaattttggggattttttggggggatttttccccattttgggTACCTTGTGCACGGCCTTGCACGGGATGTCCTTGTACTCGTCCTTGgttgttttggggatttttgggggggattttttttggggattatttttttaaattttggggattttttggggggatttttttggggacaattttttaaattttggggatattttgggggaattCCCCCTGTTCTGGGTACCTTGTGCACGGCCTTGCGCAGGATGTCCTTGTACTCGTCCTTGGTTgattgggggattttttgggggattttgtgggattttttttttttaattttggggatttttagggggattttttggggatttttttaaattttggggatattttggggtacCTTGTGCACGGCCTTGCGCAGGATGTCCTTGTACTCGTCCTTGGTGATGTCCTTGCGTTGGTAGAAGGGTTTGATGGCCAACTTGACCTCCTCGACCGCCCGCTCCTGCGTGTGCAGCTTCTTCAGGTACTgcgggacaccggggacaccacGAGGTCACCAAAGGGCACCAGAGGGCACCACAAGGTCACCAAAGGTCATGAGAGGTCACCAGAGGTCACCACAGGGCACCAGAGGGCACCAAAGGTCATGAGGAGGTCACCAAAGGTCATGAGAGGTCACCACAAGGTCACCAAAGGGCACCACGAGGTCACCAGACATCGTCAGGGGTGATCACAGAGCACCAAAGGTCACCAAAGGTCACCAAAGGTCACCACAGGGtcagcagggtcatcccagggTCACTGTCCTGGTCACCCCCCCCAGTAtgaccccaatgtccccccaatgtcccccccattgtccccagtgtcccaaatgtccccaatgtcccaaatcctctcaatgtccccaatgtccccagtgtccccaatgtccccaatccccccaatgtccccaaccccctccatccctctgtcctccccaatgtccccaagcccccccaatgtcccccaatgtccctcaatgtccccaatgtgccCCCTACcttgtcactgtcccctctcccctcattgtccccccaatgtccccaatgtccccagtgtccccaatgtctgtccccctgtccccacaatgtccccaatgtccccaaatcctctcaatgtccccagtcccccccTACTTtcactgtcccctctgccctccctgtccccccaatgtcccccaatccccccaatccccccaatgtccccagtgtccccaatcccccaaatcctctcaatgtcccccaatccccccctaccttgtcactgtcccctctgcccttggctgtccccaatgtccccaatgtcccccaatgtccccactgtccccaatgtccccacaatccccccagtgtccccagtgtccccaatgtccccataccccccaatgtcccccaatgtccccaatgtgccCCTACCTtgtctctgtcccctctgccctcactgtccccaataccccccaatgtccccaatgtccccagtccccccaatgtcccccaatgtccccaatgtgccCCTACcttgtcactgtcccctctgccctcgctgtccccaatgcccccaatgcccccaatgtccccagtgtccccaatccccccctACCTTGtcgctgtcccctctgccctcgctgtccctcctgtcccccccgggcccccccaGGCCGGGCAGGGTGGGGTTGGGGGCGCGGgggccgcccctcccccccccaggggcagcaggtacggggggggcacctgggggggtcccgggggggccc
The window above is part of the Agelaius phoeniceus isolate bAgePho1 chromosome 37, bAgePho1.hap1, whole genome shotgun sequence genome. Proteins encoded here:
- the LOC143696674 gene encoding splicing factor, arginine/serine-rich 19-like; its protein translation is MEEANLASRAKAQELIQATNQILSHGPRAPNPTLPGLGGPGGDRRDSEGRGDSDKYLKKLHTQERAVEEVKLAIKPFYQRKDITKDEYKDILRKAVHKVPQNIPKI